A single Tindallia californiensis DNA region contains:
- a CDS encoding cation diffusion facilitator family transporter, producing the protein MNDEMRFQKAKRVSLVSILGNLTLTIAKLVAGFLAGSTALVADAFHSSSDLIGTIILLKGMQIAHQPADENHPFGHHRAETITSEILAFILMITAAGIGYKGFQILTSNHITIPGAVAVYIAIFSILSKELMYRYSAKVGKEINSDAIIADAWHHRSDAFSSIAALIGILGARMGMPFMDPIAAFFVAILIFRAGVQIYKKAVSSLMDTAPSNETLNALSEIIINVEGVKQVDDLRVRYYGSKMIIDLKISVLPELTVEDGHNVAGRAKARIMEKDARIQDVLIHVNPYYTR; encoded by the coding sequence ATGAATGATGAAATGCGATTTCAAAAAGCAAAAAGAGTTTCCCTCGTTAGTATCTTAGGAAACCTCACATTAACGATCGCAAAGCTAGTTGCCGGTTTTTTGGCTGGTAGTACCGCTCTGGTTGCTGATGCTTTTCATTCTTCTTCCGACTTAATTGGAACCATTATTCTTCTAAAAGGGATGCAAATAGCTCACCAACCAGCAGATGAAAACCATCCTTTTGGTCATCATCGTGCTGAAACCATCACATCCGAAATACTCGCCTTCATTTTAATGATCACAGCTGCCGGTATTGGATACAAAGGTTTTCAGATTCTCACTTCAAACCACATTACTATCCCAGGAGCAGTCGCTGTCTACATTGCGATCTTTTCTATCCTATCAAAAGAATTAATGTATCGATATTCCGCAAAAGTCGGAAAAGAAATTAATAGCGATGCTATTATAGCCGATGCCTGGCATCACCGATCAGATGCATTTTCTTCTATTGCTGCATTAATTGGTATTCTTGGAGCAAGAATGGGAATGCCTTTTATGGATCCTATTGCTGCTTTTTTCGTTGCTATATTAATTTTCCGTGCCGGTGTTCAAATCTACAAAAAAGCAGTCTCCTCACTAATGGATACGGCTCCTTCTAACGAAACCCTAAATGCTTTAAGTGAAATCATTATCAACGTCGAAGGCGTAAAGCAAGTAGACGATCTTCGCGTTAGATATTATGGATCAAAGATGATCATCGATCTAAAGATCAGTGTGCTACCAGAACTAACCGTTGAGGATGGCCATAATGTTGCAGGTAGAGCCAAAGCAAGGATTATGGAAAAAGATGCACGTATTCAGGATGTCTTAATCCATGTTAACCCTTATTACACTCGTTAG
- a CDS encoding response regulator: MAKIKVLIADDHSLVRQGLIQIISLEDDIEVVGEAGDGEECVQKVKETKPDVVLLDINMPKMNGIKALRKIKDLDKSIKVIILTFHEEIEYLFETFNLGANGYIVKDAESRILIDGIREVNEGVSYVYPTMAEGDQQQLHKLKHFEQPKEMIDHKKISLTKREYEILTLIADGLNNREIANTLFISEKTVKNHVSNIFKKIQVNDRTQAAIYAFRNRIKSV; encoded by the coding sequence ATGGCCAAAATTAAGGTTTTGATTGCGGATGACCACTCTCTCGTTAGGCAAGGACTTATCCAGATTATTTCACTGGAAGATGATATAGAAGTAGTGGGAGAAGCTGGTGATGGAGAAGAATGCGTGCAAAAAGTGAAGGAAACGAAACCGGATGTTGTGCTTCTAGACATTAACATGCCTAAGATGAATGGGATCAAGGCCCTTAGAAAGATAAAAGATTTAGATAAGAGTATAAAAGTAATTATTCTTACCTTTCATGAAGAGATCGAATATTTATTCGAAACATTTAATTTAGGAGCCAATGGCTATATTGTAAAGGATGCGGAAAGCCGTATCTTAATTGATGGTATCAGGGAAGTTAATGAAGGCGTTTCTTATGTATATCCAACTATGGCCGAAGGTGATCAGCAACAGTTACATAAACTGAAACATTTTGAGCAGCCGAAGGAAATGATAGATCATAAGAAGATCAGCTTGACAAAAAGAGAATATGAAATCCTTACGCTAATTGCAGATGGACTAAATAATAGAGAAATAGCCAACACCTTATTTATTAGTGAAAAAACGGTAAAAAATCACGTTTCAAATATATTTAAGAAAATACAGGTTAATGATCGCACCCAAGCAGCCATTTATGCATTTAGAAATAGAATCAAGAGCGTATAA
- a CDS encoding bactofilin family protein, which yields MFNKKQDTASPQFDNFDTLIGKKAEFEGTIKAQEPIRVDGCLTGEIVSESDVVIGEGSKVKGNIQCKNILLAGSVDGNVHASGQLHITGTGSLYGDASIYSFIVDENGIFDGGCQMKKSDQNKSDLTEPSSDNEQVPSSNNKRNNTRKSRS from the coding sequence ATGTTTAATAAAAAACAGGATACAGCATCTCCACAATTTGATAACTTTGATACCTTAATCGGAAAGAAAGCAGAGTTTGAAGGAACCATTAAAGCGCAAGAACCTATTAGAGTTGATGGTTGCCTCACTGGCGAAATCGTTAGTGAATCTGATGTTGTCATTGGTGAGGGTTCAAAGGTAAAAGGTAATATTCAATGCAAAAACATTCTGCTTGCCGGATCAGTGGATGGGAATGTTCACGCCAGTGGACAACTTCATATTACTGGCACAGGTTCCCTATACGGCGATGCATCCATCTATTCATTTATCGTTGATGAGAACGGAATCTTTGATGGTGGATGCCAGATGAAAAAAAGTGATCAAAACAAATCAGACCTTACAGAACCATCCAGCGACAACGAACAAGTCCCTTCTTCCAACAACAAAAGAAATAATACTCGTAAAAGTCGTTCTTAA
- the polA gene encoding DNA polymerase I, with protein sequence MTNKKMLIIDGNSLVNRAFYALPPLTNREGMHTNGIYGFLTMLFKVQEEIVPDYITVAFDLKAPTFRHKKYTDYKAGRKKMPEELAEQIEPLKEILDALGIYRMELEGFEADDLIGTVAKIAENDGCHTYIVSGDKDVLQLASDKITLMITKKGISNIERYDPARIVADFEIPVERMIDLKGLMGDKSDNIPGIPGVGIKTATKLVKEFGSIENILNQQEAISNKKLQEKVSEYQEQLILSKKLATIETGVPIELLLEEMTPRSMKHSKLLELFRQYEFNTLLDKVLTDERSNSDGKEKELLSQITSLRSLEKISKQVEKGERLYFYSLSNNEHAPNNEAVAIGFMLDNKEASGWIHYKGDDEESLGMKKLIEKWLTEFNITKITHDLKKESSYLMNRGKEVGEPYFDIMLADYLINPSKSSYRLTDMAAQYEGLELEEPDEWLGKGKKKKQLQDIEESKMAELLSDTVHFIHRCYPTFKDKLKEEKLEELYYQVELPLTEVLASMEKEGIGVDPKYLEILRDKFDENIKQNKASIFESAGVEFNINSPKQLGEVLFEKLKLPPIKKTKTGFSTNAEVLEKLKEKHQVIPLILEYRQLSKIKSTYIDGLGAILNQEKKRIYSTFHQATTATGRISSSEPNLQNIPVKTETGRQLRKVFVARDGYQFIDADYSQIELRIMAHLSDDEGMLKAFQEESDIHTRTAAQIFNIPEKEVTSIMRSKAKAVNFGIIYGISDYGLATNLNITRNEAQSYIQEYFEQYPGVKKYVNEMIQEGAREGAVRTLMNRIRYIPEIHSKNFNQRSFGERLAMNTPIQGTAADIIKIAMVKVYKKLRENDYKAKIILQVHDELIIEAPDEEVEEVSNILKREMENTMTLKVPLKVDLSVAKNWYDAK encoded by the coding sequence ATGACAAATAAAAAAATGCTTATTATAGACGGGAACAGTTTAGTAAACAGGGCTTTTTATGCACTTCCGCCTTTAACAAATCGTGAAGGAATGCATACAAATGGGATTTACGGTTTTTTAACAATGCTTTTTAAGGTTCAGGAAGAAATAGTGCCGGACTATATTACCGTAGCTTTTGATCTTAAAGCACCAACTTTTCGGCATAAAAAATATACTGACTATAAAGCTGGAAGAAAAAAAATGCCTGAAGAACTGGCGGAGCAAATTGAGCCGCTAAAAGAAATCTTAGATGCTCTGGGGATTTATCGAATGGAGTTAGAGGGTTTTGAAGCAGATGATTTAATTGGAACGGTGGCTAAAATAGCAGAGAATGATGGATGTCATACCTACATTGTATCTGGTGATAAAGATGTTTTACAATTAGCGTCAGATAAAATCACCTTAATGATAACTAAAAAGGGGATTTCAAACATTGAAAGGTACGACCCGGCAAGAATTGTGGCAGATTTTGAAATTCCAGTAGAACGAATGATTGACTTGAAAGGACTTATGGGAGATAAATCTGATAATATTCCCGGCATCCCTGGTGTAGGCATTAAAACCGCAACAAAGCTGGTGAAAGAATTCGGATCTATCGAAAATATTCTTAATCAACAAGAAGCTATTAGTAACAAAAAGCTACAGGAAAAAGTATCTGAATATCAAGAACAGCTCATCCTTAGCAAAAAACTTGCGACGATTGAGACTGGCGTTCCTATAGAGCTTCTTTTAGAAGAAATGACACCGAGATCAATGAAACACAGCAAGCTTTTGGAACTTTTTAGGCAATACGAGTTCAATACTTTGCTGGATAAAGTATTGACAGATGAACGTTCAAATTCTGACGGGAAAGAAAAAGAACTTTTATCACAAATTACCAGTTTAAGATCATTGGAGAAAATATCTAAACAGGTTGAAAAGGGAGAACGTTTGTACTTCTATTCTTTGTCGAACAATGAACATGCACCGAATAATGAAGCTGTGGCGATAGGGTTTATGCTTGATAATAAAGAAGCTTCCGGATGGATTCATTACAAGGGTGATGATGAGGAATCCTTAGGGATGAAGAAGCTAATTGAAAAATGGCTCACAGAGTTTAATATAACGAAAATAACCCATGATCTTAAAAAGGAAAGCAGTTATTTAATGAATAGGGGAAAAGAAGTAGGCGAACCTTATTTTGATATTATGTTAGCAGACTATTTAATCAACCCCTCAAAATCAAGTTATCGATTGACTGATATGGCTGCGCAATATGAAGGGTTGGAGCTTGAAGAACCGGACGAATGGCTGGGAAAAGGAAAGAAAAAAAAGCAACTCCAAGATATAGAAGAAAGTAAGATGGCGGAATTATTATCGGATACAGTACATTTTATCCATCGGTGCTATCCGACGTTTAAGGATAAACTTAAAGAAGAAAAACTTGAAGAGCTCTATTATCAAGTGGAGCTTCCACTTACAGAAGTATTAGCTTCCATGGAAAAGGAAGGCATTGGAGTAGATCCAAAATACTTAGAAATATTAAGAGATAAATTTGATGAAAACATCAAACAAAACAAAGCATCTATTTTTGAGTCGGCAGGAGTGGAATTCAATATAAATTCGCCGAAGCAATTGGGTGAAGTGCTATTTGAAAAATTGAAACTACCTCCAATTAAAAAAACAAAGACTGGATTTTCAACGAATGCGGAAGTTTTAGAAAAGCTAAAAGAGAAGCATCAAGTTATTCCACTCATATTAGAGTATAGGCAGTTGTCGAAAATAAAAAGCACCTATATTGATGGACTTGGGGCTATTTTAAACCAAGAGAAAAAACGAATATACTCCACCTTTCATCAGGCAACTACAGCTACAGGTAGAATATCTAGCTCAGAACCTAATTTGCAAAACATTCCGGTTAAGACAGAAACTGGTCGTCAACTTAGAAAGGTTTTTGTAGCTCGGGATGGGTATCAGTTTATAGATGCTGATTATTCACAAATTGAATTACGAATTATGGCGCATCTTTCCGATGATGAGGGGATGTTAAAAGCGTTTCAAGAAGAGTCTGATATTCATACAAGGACAGCGGCACAAATATTTAATATTCCTGAAAAAGAGGTTACATCGATCATGAGAAGTAAAGCAAAGGCTGTGAACTTTGGTATTATTTATGGAATAAGCGACTATGGATTAGCGACAAACTTAAATATAACCCGCAATGAAGCTCAGAGTTATATCCAGGAATATTTTGAACAATATCCAGGTGTGAAAAAATATGTTAATGAGATGATTCAAGAAGGTGCCAGAGAAGGCGCTGTGCGTACACTAATGAACAGAATACGTTATATACCTGAAATACACTCTAAAAACTTTAACCAACGTTCTTTTGGAGAACGCTTAGCGATGAACACGCCGATACAAGGCACAGCGGCTGATATCATTAAAATTGCCATGGTTAAAGTGTATAAAAAATTAAGAGAGAATGATTATAAAGCAAAAATCATTTTGCAGGTACATGATGAGTTGATCATTGAAGCACCGGATGAAGAAGTGGAAGAGGTTTCTAACATTCTTAAAAGAGAAATGGAAAATACAATGACATTAAAAGTTCCACTTAAGGTTGATTTATCAGTGGCGAAAAACTGGTATGATGCAAAGTAG
- a CDS encoding DUF881 domain-containing protein has translation MKKKQPYMLMLLFFVISGILLGANMDSNKHLEEQDPLMTADNTGNIQEIEDLKKVNEDMRQRIRGLREEIQTLEMERADGNLAIQKLMGEIAEYQMLSGHQEVEGSGIQIRIEGMFEENIAELMERRRYMVTLVNELRANGAEVISVNGNRITARSEMTLAGNHIQVNGNPIAPPYEVKAIGNQQEFQRYFEHRTFLFQLMKGDGIVVSVDFLDHLVIERPSREKAVQFMEANIN, from the coding sequence ATGAAGAAAAAGCAACCATATATGCTTATGTTACTTTTTTTTGTTATCTCTGGAATTCTTTTAGGTGCAAATATGGACTCCAATAAACACCTTGAAGAACAAGATCCCCTTATGACAGCGGATAATACTGGGAATATTCAGGAAATAGAAGATTTGAAAAAAGTCAATGAAGACATGCGTCAACGAATTAGAGGATTGCGTGAAGAAATTCAAACCCTTGAAATGGAGAGAGCTGACGGAAACTTAGCCATTCAGAAGCTGATGGGAGAAATAGCAGAATATCAAATGCTTTCTGGTCACCAGGAAGTAGAAGGGTCGGGTATTCAAATAAGGATTGAGGGAATGTTTGAAGAAAACATTGCTGAACTGATGGAAAGAAGAAGGTATATGGTGACATTAGTGAATGAATTGCGGGCTAATGGTGCTGAGGTTATTTCAGTTAATGGTAACCGGATTACCGCAAGAAGTGAAATGACATTAGCTGGCAACCATATACAAGTTAACGGCAACCCTATAGCACCACCATATGAAGTGAAGGCTATTGGGAACCAACAAGAATTTCAAAGGTATTTTGAGCATCGAACCTTTTTGTTTCAGTTAATGAAAGGCGATGGTATTGTTGTGTCTGTTGATTTTTTAGATCATTTGGTCATAGAAAGACCTTCAAGAGAGAAGGCGGTTCAGTTTATGGAAGCAAACATTAATTAA
- a CDS encoding M23 family metallopeptidase, producing MNKKPAHFVKAPQKKYTFMLIPNHSGKVYRFSILESILKTSLIVLFLLITSLSIGVWHYHGEHSVTQHRLTQERILTAQLSQENKDYLDEIAFLKTQYQEIDQKLASLQQLEHQVLDMVGLEADNHSQKKSDPYANGIADDDHPLVAMVSRSASMRSAGPGSDDYEVDVEHLNELISTQRNKMEQLVGDVEAKLEYLDAQPNAWPAQGRISSPFGERISPTNRRTTEFHHGIDIANTSGTSVVAAGSGIVTYSGYNGGYGRMIIISHGYGYTSVYAHNSRNLVEVGDHVKQGETIARMGQTGRATGPHLHFEVRVNGEPKDPMNYLQ from the coding sequence ATGAATAAAAAGCCTGCTCATTTTGTTAAGGCTCCCCAAAAAAAGTATACTTTTATGTTAATTCCAAATCATTCAGGAAAAGTTTATCGTTTTTCTATTCTTGAATCGATCTTAAAGACTAGTTTGATTGTTCTCTTCTTGCTAATCACCTCTTTGTCTATTGGTGTTTGGCATTACCACGGCGAGCATAGTGTCACTCAACATCGGTTAACTCAGGAGCGCATTCTTACAGCTCAGCTTAGCCAGGAAAACAAAGATTATCTTGATGAAATTGCTTTTCTGAAGACTCAATATCAAGAAATTGATCAAAAGTTGGCATCTCTTCAGCAACTTGAACACCAAGTATTAGACATGGTTGGCTTGGAGGCCGACAATCATAGCCAGAAAAAAAGCGACCCTTATGCTAATGGGATTGCTGACGATGATCACCCTTTAGTGGCTATGGTATCAAGATCAGCAAGCATGCGTTCTGCCGGGCCTGGTTCGGATGATTATGAAGTAGACGTAGAGCACCTTAATGAGTTGATTTCCACTCAACGTAATAAAATGGAACAATTAGTTGGCGATGTGGAAGCCAAGCTTGAATACTTAGACGCACAGCCAAATGCATGGCCTGCTCAAGGAAGAATCAGTTCCCCCTTTGGTGAAAGAATTTCTCCAACCAATCGTCGGACTACAGAATTTCATCATGGTATTGATATCGCCAACACTTCAGGAACTTCTGTCGTAGCTGCCGGTAGCGGTATTGTTACATACTCCGGATATAACGGAGGGTATGGTCGAATGATTATCATCTCCCATGGTTATGGATATACTTCTGTATATGCTCACAACAGCAGAAACCTTGTCGAGGTAGGCGATCATGTAAAACAGGGAGAAACCATTGCGCGAATGGGTCAAACAGGCCGTGCGACAGGTCCCCATCTTCATTTTGAAGTACGGGTAAATGGCGAACCTAAAGATCCCATGAATTATCTTCAGTAA
- a CDS encoding DUF896 domain-containing protein, with amino-acid sequence MLEKKKMNRINELAKISKERNLNESEKKEQESLRKEYLETFRKSFKKKLDNIDIEYVD; translated from the coding sequence ATGCTGGAAAAGAAAAAAATGAATCGAATAAATGAATTGGCCAAAATTTCAAAAGAAAGAAACCTTAATGAAAGCGAAAAAAAAGAACAAGAATCCCTTAGAAAAGAATATTTAGAAACCTTTAGGAAATCATTTAAGAAAAAGCTGGATAATATCGATATAGAATATGTGGACTAA
- a CDS encoding sensor histidine kinase: MSNNYIHNAVKMNQVLNRIFTAIEESKEEIFEITDNLSKECFRFDEKLAEINQNIQKVIQDQTDLEKLEKKSRRWLVDVSRDFSKHSELKIREAYEYANNLQVKLILKRKEEEKLTNERKEIEAHLRNARKNLEKAEKLATKFSIAMEFMDGNLEDFNNTITDIEQRHLMGRKIIQVQEEERKRVSREIHDGPAQSFSNILLKIDYCEKLMNKDVEKAKAEAQILKDLVRGSTKEIRKIIYNLRPMAIDDLGIVPTLRRYLEDFKKETKIDISFQASPHFETDDSVLQLALFRIAQEAMNNIYKHSKANHVEILLDQETKYISMVIKDNGIGFKPESIRGSSESGFGIINMKERAELLNGNVKIQSEQGTGTVLLVKIPTTEDKEDNIDGQN, translated from the coding sequence ATGAGTAATAACTATATTCATAACGCTGTGAAAATGAATCAAGTTCTCAATCGAATTTTTACGGCAATCGAAGAAAGTAAGGAAGAAATCTTTGAAATAACCGATAATCTTAGTAAAGAATGTTTTAGATTTGATGAAAAACTAGCAGAAATAAATCAAAACATTCAAAAGGTAATTCAGGATCAAACCGATTTAGAAAAGCTTGAAAAAAAGAGCAGGCGTTGGCTGGTAGATGTCAGTCGTGATTTTTCTAAACATAGTGAGCTGAAGATAAGGGAAGCATATGAATATGCAAACAACCTTCAGGTGAAGCTGATATTAAAAAGAAAAGAAGAAGAAAAACTGACCAATGAAAGAAAAGAGATTGAAGCTCACCTTAGAAATGCACGAAAAAATCTTGAAAAAGCAGAAAAGTTAGCGACTAAATTTAGTATTGCAATGGAATTTATGGATGGGAATTTAGAAGATTTTAATAATACCATTACGGATATTGAACAACGTCACCTTATGGGAAGAAAAATCATTCAAGTTCAGGAAGAAGAAAGGAAACGGGTATCCAGAGAGATTCATGATGGACCTGCTCAATCTTTCTCAAATATTTTGCTGAAAATTGATTATTGCGAAAAACTCATGAATAAAGATGTTGAAAAAGCTAAAGCGGAAGCACAGATTTTGAAGGATCTGGTAAGAGGCAGTACAAAAGAAATCAGAAAGATCATTTATAATTTAAGGCCAATGGCGATCGATGATCTGGGAATCGTGCCTACGCTTAGAAGATATTTGGAAGACTTTAAAAAAGAAACAAAGATAGATATCTCTTTTCAGGCATCGCCCCATTTCGAGACAGATGATTCAGTCCTTCAGCTTGCATTGTTTCGCATTGCACAAGAAGCCATGAATAATATTTATAAGCATTCAAAAGCTAACCATGTAGAAATACTCTTGGATCAAGAAACAAAATATATATCAATGGTGATAAAAGATAATGGGATAGGATTTAAGCCAGAAAGCATTCGAGGAAGCAGTGAAAGCGGTTTTGGTATTATCAATATGAAAGAAAGAGCAGAACTATTAAATGGCAATGTGAAAATTCAATCGGAACAAGGAACAGGAACCGTATTATTGGTAAAAATACCAACGACAGAAGACAAGGAGGATAATATTGATGGCCAAAATTAA